The Campylobacter concisus sequence TATAAATTTAGAGAAACTTATGCCAAGCGAAGAAGAATATTTAAAAATATTACAAAAGAATAGGCCAAATATTAATATGCCTATAATGGCGGCTACTTCTAGATATGGGGATTTGATTTGAATTGTAAAATATGTAATGGTCCTACTAAGAAATTTGATAACGGCTTTATTTTAAATAAATATTATATTGACTACTTTCAATGTGAGAAGTGTGGTTTTGTGCAAACAGAGAGCCCATACTGGCTTAAAGAGTCTTATAGTGATGCTATTAGTGTATCTGATACTGGAGTTATGTCAAGAAATATTATTTTTTCCAAACTAGCTACTATTATGATGTCTTTGTGTGTAAATACAAAACGTGATTTTTTGGATTATGGCGGAGGATATGGCATTTTTACACGGATAATGCGTGATAATGGCTTTAATTTTTATTGGTATGATAAGTATGCTATAAATTTAGTTGCCAGAGGATTTGAAGGCAGCATATCTGAGAAAAAGTATGAAGCTATAACTTCTTTTGAAAATTTTGAACATTTTGAAAATCCGATAGAAGAAATAGAAAAAATATTTAGCTTAACAGATTTTGTACTCTTCTCAACAGAACTAATAACGGTACCTGCACCATCCACTAATAACTGGTGGTATTATTGTCTTGAACATGGACAACATATATCTATATTTTCGAATAAAACATTAGAGTATATAGCTAAAAAGTATGGTTATAATCTTATAAGCAATGGAAGAAATTTACATATATTTTCTAAAAAAAAATTAAATAACAGGATATTTTTATTGGAGAAAATCATTAGAAAGTTAAAGCTTGAAAATTTTTTTAAGAAAAAGCCAAAAACAGATAGCGATATGAATATGATGATTGAAAAGATGAAAATGGTATGAAAAAAATATTAATTACTGGAGCCAAGGGTTTTTTAGGTTCAAGCATAGCAAATCATTTTAAAGCTCTAGGATATCAGACATATGGTATAGGACACGGCGGACTGTCTATAGAAGAGTCAAAAGAGATCGGGCTTGACTATTGGAAAAAGGATGATGTGTCGATAAAGTCAATTTTGGAATTCGAACAAGTCTTTGATGTTATAGTGCATTGTGGCGGTAGTGGCTCTGTCGGTTTTTCTGTTAAATGTCCATACGAAGATTTTAAAAAAACAGTAAATGGTACACTTGAAGTTTTAGAATATATGAGGGTGTACAACAATAATTCCCATCTTATCTACCCATCAAGTCCAGCGGTACAAGGCGAATGTGAGGATAAGCCGATTGTAGAAGAGTATTTTGGAAGACCAGTTTCTCCTTATGGGTATCATAAAAAAATAGCTGAGGACCTGTGTCAGAGTTATAGCGAAAAATTTGATTTAAATATTTCCATAGTAAGACTCTTTTCAGTATACGGAAATGGTCTTAAGAAGCAGTTACTTTGGGATGCTTGCCAAAAAATATTAGATAGTAGTAACGAAGCTGTCTTTTGGGGTACAGGGAAAGAGACAAGGGATTTTATACACATAAGTGATGTTTTGCGTTTAGTTGATATGTTGTTAAAAAAAGATGAGAAATTTTATATCATAAACGGTGGAACTGGTGTAAAGCATACCATAAAAGATGTAGTAGAAATGATAAGAAATCTAGTAAATCCAAATATTAATATAAAATTTAATAATCAAGAAAATGTTGGTAACCCAATATACTACTGGGCGGATACACACAAATTAGAGAAAAATGGCTTTAAGGCGGATAAAAATTTAAAACAAGAGATAATAAACTATGTAGAGTGGATAAAGAGGCTAGATGATTAAAGTTGGATTTATAGGTTGCGTTTCAAAAGAGTGGATGGGTGGATTAAACTATTTTAAAAACTTGCTTTTTGCTATAAATTCTGTAGAAAAAAAAGAGCTTGAAGTATTTGTTTTTGTTGGTAAAAAAATAGATATAGAAACAAAAAGAATGTTTCAAGAATATGCAACTGTAATAGAAGATAGCGTATTTGACAGAAAAAGTATAAAATGGTTTCTTAGTAAAATAGAAAAAAAAATATTTAAAACGAATATTTTGCTCGAAAATATCCTTAAAAAACATAATATACAAATACTTTCTCACGCAGCTATAACAAATTTAAAAAATGTAAAA is a genomic window containing:
- a CDS encoding class I SAM-dependent methyltransferase; this translates as MNCKICNGPTKKFDNGFILNKYYIDYFQCEKCGFVQTESPYWLKESYSDAISVSDTGVMSRNIIFSKLATIMMSLCVNTKRDFLDYGGGYGIFTRIMRDNGFNFYWYDKYAINLVARGFEGSISEKKYEAITSFENFEHFENPIEEIEKIFSLTDFVLFSTELITVPAPSTNNWWYYCLEHGQHISIFSNKTLEYIAKKYGYNLISNGRNLHIFSKKKLNNRIFLLEKIIRKLKLENFFKKKPKTDSDMNMMIEKMKMV
- a CDS encoding NAD-dependent epimerase/dehydratase family protein, which produces MKKILITGAKGFLGSSIANHFKALGYQTYGIGHGGLSIEESKEIGLDYWKKDDVSIKSILEFEQVFDVIVHCGGSGSVGFSVKCPYEDFKKTVNGTLEVLEYMRVYNNNSHLIYPSSPAVQGECEDKPIVEEYFGRPVSPYGYHKKIAEDLCQSYSEKFDLNISIVRLFSVYGNGLKKQLLWDACQKILDSSNEAVFWGTGKETRDFIHISDVLRLVDMLLKKDEKFYIINGGTGVKHTIKDVVEMIRNLVNPNINIKFNNQENVGNPIYYWADTHKLEKNGFKADKNLKQEIINYVEWIKRLDD